Proteins encoded in a region of the Natronorubrum halophilum genome:
- a CDS encoding ArgE/DapE family deacylase: MNERDAKARVADRIADREDDLLSILERLVAAKSVTGHEPRGQTVMVEKFDRLGLEVDAWEPSAEALEDHPGFFRTSSYDEHGYEGRENAVVEIPGEGNGPTLALSGHIDVVPADPESAWESDPWTLRREGDRLYGRGVSDMKGGLAAILLAVETLADEGVDLAGDLIVQSTIEEEAGGVGGLLSVLERGYVPDAAIIPEPFGLPNVGIASAGVMFFDVTVPGKKAHAAWGHQGVSAFDKACLVRAALEELNDERQASIDFPPAYGADPSLEGRVTNINIGVVEGGDWPASVPAEILMKGRVGWPPGESRADVRDAIDGAIEDAANDDEWLAENPPTVEWTGWNAAPHEVPRDADIVEIVSGNAESITGEEGTFVGGNAALDERFYQRYYDVPVVTAGPYGPNLHGVDEYTTVTSLLETARTLATSAIDYCGVAESA, from the coding sequence ATGAACGAGCGAGACGCGAAGGCACGAGTCGCTGACCGAATCGCCGACCGAGAGGACGACCTGCTGTCGATCCTCGAGCGACTCGTCGCTGCGAAGTCGGTGACCGGACACGAGCCGCGCGGACAGACCGTGATGGTCGAAAAGTTCGACCGACTCGGTCTCGAGGTCGACGCGTGGGAACCGAGCGCGGAGGCGCTCGAGGACCATCCGGGCTTCTTCCGGACGTCGTCGTACGACGAACACGGCTACGAGGGACGGGAGAACGCGGTCGTGGAGATTCCCGGCGAAGGAAACGGGCCGACGCTCGCGCTCTCCGGTCACATCGACGTCGTCCCGGCGGACCCGGAGTCGGCGTGGGAGTCAGACCCCTGGACGCTTCGCCGCGAGGGTGACAGGCTCTACGGTCGCGGCGTTTCGGACATGAAAGGCGGACTCGCCGCGATACTCCTCGCCGTCGAGACCCTCGCCGACGAGGGCGTCGACCTCGCGGGCGACCTCATCGTGCAGAGTACGATCGAGGAGGAAGCGGGCGGCGTCGGCGGTCTCCTCTCGGTCCTCGAGCGCGGCTACGTCCCGGATGCGGCGATCATCCCGGAACCGTTTGGCCTCCCGAACGTCGGCATCGCCAGCGCCGGCGTGATGTTCTTCGACGTGACCGTCCCCGGCAAAAAGGCCCACGCCGCGTGGGGCCACCAGGGCGTCAGCGCCTTCGACAAGGCCTGTCTCGTCCGCGCCGCGCTCGAGGAACTGAACGACGAGCGCCAGGCAAGCATCGACTTCCCGCCCGCCTACGGGGCCGATCCGTCGCTCGAGGGCCGCGTCACCAACATCAATATCGGCGTCGTCGAGGGCGGCGACTGGCCCGCCTCGGTGCCCGCCGAGATACTCATGAAGGGCCGCGTCGGCTGGCCGCCGGGAGAGAGCAGAGCGGACGTTCGCGACGCAATCGACGGGGCGATCGAGGACGCCGCGAACGACGACGAGTGGCTCGCCGAGAACCCGCCGACCGTCGAGTGGACCGGCTGGAACGCCGCGCCCCACGAGGTACCTCGAGACGCCGATATCGTCGAGATCGTCAGCGGGAACGCGGAGTCGATCACCGGCGAGGAGGGCACGTTCGTCGGCGGCAACGCCGCCCTCGACGAGCGGTTCTACCAGCGCTACTACGATGTGCCGGTCGTCACGGCGGGTCCCTACGGCCCGAACCTCCACGGCGTCGACGAGTACACGACGGTCACGTCGCTGCTCGAGACCGCACGGACGCTCGCGACCTCGGCGATCGACTACTGCGGCGTCGCGGAATCGGCGTAG
- the alaS gene encoding alanine--tRNA ligase encodes MSELAEAYRLEYFEEEGFERKECPNCGAHFWTRDHERVTCGEPPCEEYGFIENAGFDDEYSLEEMREVFLSYFEEHGHERIDPYPVAANRWRDDVLLTQASIYDFQPLVTSGETPPPANPLTISQPCIRMQDIDNVGKTGRHTMAFEMMAHHAFNTREDALDKYAYEGEVYWKDEAVELCDGFFESLGVDLEEVIYIEDPWVGGGNAGPAMEVIFRGVELATLVFMSMEQDPDGEYEMKDGNRYSPMDTYIVDTGYGLERWTWVSQGTPTVYEAVYPDMIAFLKDNAELAHTDEEEQLLHRAAKLAGHMDIDEAEDMETARGEIAAELGVDVDELTALMEPLEDIYAIADHCRTLAYMLGDGIVPSNVGTGYLARMVLRRTKRLCDTVGVDAPLDELVDMQAERLEYENRDTIRDIVRTEIEKYRETLERGGRRVETLAEEYAKKGEPIPTEELIELYDSHGIQPDMVAEIAEEAGAEVDVPDDFYSLVAKRHDTPEGAGAAEENEEERFEDLPETEKLYYDDQERTQFEAVVLDVFEREGGYDVVLDQTMFYPEGGGQPADVGSLSTDDATVEVEDVQIVDGVILHRTDDSPGKGEFVNGQIDATRRRQLMRHHTATHIVIHAARQVLGEHIRQAGAQKGVDSSRIDMRHYARISREEIKRIESLANEIVMDNTAVTQEWPDRHDAEAEHGFGLYQGGIPPGEQIRLIHVDSDVQACGGTHVARTGDIGSIKVLSTERVQDGVERITFAAGDAALEATQRKEDALYEAAEILDVTPEEVPATAERFFEEWKARGKEIEDLTEQLAAARAGGGGGSEEVEVGDTAAVVDRIDADMGELRATANALVEEGKIAVLGSGESGAQFVVAVPDESGVNAGEVVGELAGRVGGGGGGPPDFAQGGGPNVEDLDEALEDAPDVLRQVQDA; translated from the coding sequence ATGAGCGAACTTGCGGAAGCGTACCGCCTCGAGTACTTCGAGGAGGAAGGATTCGAACGCAAGGAGTGTCCCAATTGTGGCGCTCACTTCTGGACCCGCGATCACGAACGGGTAACCTGCGGTGAGCCACCGTGCGAGGAGTACGGCTTCATCGAGAACGCCGGCTTCGACGACGAGTACAGCCTCGAGGAGATGCGCGAGGTGTTCCTCTCGTACTTCGAGGAGCACGGTCACGAGCGGATCGATCCCTACCCCGTCGCGGCCAACCGCTGGCGGGACGACGTCCTGCTTACGCAGGCGTCGATTTACGATTTCCAGCCCCTCGTCACGAGCGGCGAGACGCCGCCGCCGGCGAACCCGCTGACTATCTCCCAGCCCTGCATCCGGATGCAGGACATCGACAACGTCGGGAAGACGGGTCGCCACACGATGGCTTTCGAGATGATGGCCCACCACGCGTTCAACACGCGCGAGGACGCCCTCGACAAGTACGCCTACGAGGGCGAGGTCTACTGGAAGGACGAGGCCGTCGAACTCTGCGACGGCTTCTTCGAGTCGCTCGGCGTCGACCTCGAAGAAGTCATCTACATCGAGGATCCGTGGGTCGGCGGCGGTAACGCCGGTCCCGCCATGGAGGTCATCTTCCGCGGCGTCGAACTCGCCACGCTCGTCTTCATGTCGATGGAACAGGACCCCGACGGCGAGTACGAGATGAAAGACGGGAACCGCTACAGCCCGATGGACACCTACATCGTCGACACGGGCTACGGGTTAGAGCGGTGGACGTGGGTCTCCCAGGGCACCCCGACTGTCTACGAGGCGGTCTACCCCGACATGATCGCCTTCCTGAAGGACAACGCGGAACTCGCACACACCGACGAAGAGGAGCAACTGCTCCACCGCGCCGCAAAGCTCGCGGGTCACATGGACATCGACGAGGCCGAGGACATGGAGACCGCTCGCGGCGAAATCGCGGCCGAACTCGGCGTCGACGTCGACGAACTCACCGCGTTGATGGAGCCCCTCGAGGATATCTACGCCATCGCGGATCACTGTCGTACCCTCGCCTACATGCTCGGAGACGGCATCGTCCCCTCGAACGTCGGCACGGGCTATCTGGCGCGGATGGTGCTCCGACGCACGAAACGGCTCTGTGACACCGTCGGCGTCGATGCGCCGCTGGACGAACTCGTCGACATGCAGGCCGAACGCCTCGAGTACGAGAACCGCGACACGATCCGCGACATCGTCCGCACCGAGATCGAGAAGTACCGCGAGACGCTCGAGCGCGGCGGTCGCCGGGTCGAAACGCTGGCCGAGGAGTACGCCAAGAAGGGCGAGCCGATCCCGACCGAGGAACTCATCGAACTCTACGACTCACACGGCATCCAGCCCGACATGGTCGCGGAGATCGCCGAGGAAGCGGGTGCCGAGGTCGACGTGCCGGACGACTTCTACAGCCTCGTCGCGAAGCGCCACGACACGCCCGAGGGTGCCGGGGCGGCTGAGGAGAACGAGGAGGAACGATTCGAGGATCTTCCGGAGACGGAGAAACTCTACTACGACGATCAGGAGCGGACGCAGTTCGAAGCCGTCGTACTGGACGTCTTCGAGCGCGAGGGCGGCTACGACGTCGTCCTCGACCAGACGATGTTCTACCCCGAAGGCGGCGGTCAGCCCGCGGACGTGGGATCGCTGTCGACGGACGACGCGACGGTCGAAGTCGAAGACGTCCAGATCGTCGACGGCGTCATCCTCCACCGAACCGACGACTCCCCCGGAAAAGGCGAGTTCGTCAACGGACAGATCGACGCGACCCGTCGACGCCAGCTTATGCGCCACCACACGGCGACGCACATCGTCATCCACGCGGCCCGACAGGTTCTCGGCGAGCACATCCGGCAAGCCGGCGCGCAGAAGGGCGTCGATAGTTCGCGGATCGACATGCGTCACTACGCCCGCATCAGCCGCGAGGAGATCAAGCGGATCGAGTCCCTCGCCAACGAGATCGTGATGGACAACACCGCGGTCACCCAGGAGTGGCCCGACCGCCACGACGCGGAAGCGGAACACGGCTTCGGCCTCTATCAGGGTGGCATTCCGCCGGGCGAGCAGATCCGACTGATTCACGTCGACAGTGACGTTCAGGCCTGCGGCGGCACCCACGTCGCTCGAACCGGCGATATCGGCTCGATCAAGGTGCTCAGCACCGAGCGCGTCCAGGACGGCGTCGAACGCATCACCTTCGCGGCCGGCGACGCGGCGCTCGAGGCGACCCAGCGCAAAGAGGACGCCCTCTACGAGGCCGCCGAGATTCTCGACGTCACGCCGGAGGAGGTGCCGGCGACCGCCGAGCGGTTCTTCGAGGAGTGGAAGGCTCGAGGCAAGGAGATCGAGGACCTGACGGAACAGCTCGCCGCGGCCCGGGCCGGCGGCGGGGGCGGCAGCGAGGAGGTCGAGGTCGGCGATACGGCCGCGGTCGTGGACCGCATCGACGCCGACATGGGTGAACTGCGCGCGACCGCGAACGCCCTGGTCGAAGAGGGCAAGATCGCGGTCCTCGGAAGCGGCGAGAGCGGCGCTCAGTTCGTCGTCGCCGTGCCGGACGAGTCGGGCGTCAACGCCGGCGAAGTCGTCGGCGAACTCGCCGGTCGCGTCGGCGGCGGCGGCGGCGGTCCGCCGGACTTCGCGCAGGGCGGCGGTCCCAACGTCGAGGACCTGGACGAGGCGCTCGAGGATGCGCCGGACGTGTTACGGCAGGTCCAGGACGCCTGA